A single Paraburkholderia sp. FT54 DNA region contains:
- a CDS encoding ribose-phosphate pyrophosphokinase — translation MSSHDGLMVFTGNANPALAQEVVKILGIPLGKAMVSRFSDGEIQVEIQENVRGKDVFVLQSTCAPANDNLMELMIMVDALKRASAGRITAAIPYFGYARQDRRPRSARVAISAKIVANMLEIAGVERIITMDLHADQIQGFFDIPVDNIYATPVLLGDLRKQNYENLLVVSPDVGGVVRARALAKQLNCDLAIIDKRRPKANVAEVMNIIGEVEGRTCVIMDDMVDTAGTLCKAAQVLKERGAKQVFAYATHPVLSGGAGERIAASALDALVVTDTIPLGEEARSCAKIRSLTSAGLLAETFSRIRRGDSVMSLFAES, via the coding sequence TGGCAACGCAAATCCCGCGCTTGCACAGGAAGTCGTCAAAATCCTCGGTATTCCCCTCGGCAAAGCAATGGTCAGCCGTTTCTCGGACGGTGAAATCCAGGTCGAGATTCAGGAAAACGTGCGTGGCAAGGATGTCTTCGTCCTGCAGTCCACGTGCGCACCTGCGAACGACAATCTGATGGAACTGATGATCATGGTCGATGCGCTCAAGCGCGCATCCGCCGGCCGGATCACCGCAGCCATCCCCTACTTCGGTTATGCCCGTCAAGATCGCCGCCCGCGTTCCGCGCGCGTCGCCATCTCGGCGAAGATCGTGGCGAACATGCTGGAAATCGCCGGCGTCGAGCGGATCATTACGATGGATCTGCACGCCGACCAGATTCAAGGCTTCTTCGACATTCCGGTGGACAACATCTACGCTACGCCCGTGCTGCTCGGCGATCTGCGCAAGCAGAACTACGAGAACCTGCTGGTCGTTTCGCCGGACGTCGGCGGCGTGGTGCGCGCCCGGGCATTGGCAAAGCAACTGAATTGCGATCTTGCAATCATCGACAAACGCCGCCCGAAGGCGAACGTTGCCGAAGTGATGAACATCATCGGTGAAGTCGAAGGCCGGACCTGCGTGATCATGGACGACATGGTCGATACCGCCGGCACGCTCTGTAAGGCAGCACAAGTTTTGAAGGAACGCGGCGCGAAACAGGTGTTCGCTTACGCCACGCACCCTGTTCTGTCGGGCGGCGCTGGCGAGCGTATCGCCGCTTCCGCACTCGACGCACTCGTAGTGACGGACACGATCCCTCTCGGCGAAGAAGCCCGCTCGTGCGCGAAGATCCGTTCGTTGACCAGCGCCGGCCTCCTTGCCGAAACATTCTCGCGGATTCGCCGCGGCGATTCGGTGATGTCGCTGTTCGCTGAAAGTTAA
- a CDS encoding 50S ribosomal protein L25/general stress protein Ctc, giving the protein MKVVAFERSLQGTGASRRLRNSGKTPGIVYGAGAETQLVELDHNALWHALKKEVFHSSILDLEVAGKSQQVLLRDVQYHPFRQLVLHVDFQRVDAKKKLHTKVPLHFMNQESNPAVKLSSAVISHVINEIEIECLPSALPEFLEVDLATIEAGHSVHAKDIKLPAGVSLVAHVEAENPVVAAATIPAGAIAEGDAATAAGEGETPAA; this is encoded by the coding sequence ATGAAAGTAGTCGCTTTCGAGCGTTCTTTGCAAGGTACGGGTGCGAGCCGCCGCCTGCGTAACTCGGGCAAGACCCCGGGCATCGTATATGGCGCTGGTGCTGAAACGCAATTGGTCGAACTGGACCACAACGCGCTGTGGCACGCGCTGAAGAAAGAAGTTTTCCACTCGTCGATTCTCGACCTGGAAGTGGCCGGCAAGTCGCAACAGGTTCTGCTGCGCGACGTGCAATACCATCCGTTCCGTCAGCTCGTGCTGCACGTGGACTTCCAACGCGTCGACGCGAAGAAGAAGCTGCACACCAAGGTGCCGCTGCACTTCATGAACCAGGAATCGAACCCGGCAGTGAAGCTGTCGAGCGCGGTGATCTCGCACGTCATCAACGAAATCGAAATCGAGTGCCTGCCGTCTGCACTGCCGGAATTCCTCGAAGTTGATCTGGCGACGATCGAAGCGGGTCACTCGGTTCACGCAAAGGACATCAAGCTGCCGGCAGGTGTGTCGCTGGTCGCTCACGTCGAAGCAGAAAACCCGGTGGTCGCAGCTGCAACGATCCCGGCTGGTGCAATCGCTGAAGGCGACGCCGCTACTGCTGCGGGCGAAGGCGAAACGCCGGCTGCTTAA
- the pth gene encoding aminoacyl-tRNA hydrolase: MIKLIVGLGNPGAEYTATRHNAGFWLVDQLARDAGTTLRDERRFHGFHAKARLHGEEVHLLEPQTYMNRSGQSVVAVAQFFKILPDEILVAHDELDMPPGSVKLKLGGGSGGHNGLKDITAHLSSQQYWRLRIGIGHPRDLIPESARAGAKPDVANYVLKPPRREEQDVIDASIERALAVMPQIIKGELERAMMQLHRNS; this comes from the coding sequence ATGATCAAGCTGATCGTCGGCCTCGGCAATCCGGGCGCCGAATACACCGCGACGCGCCATAACGCCGGCTTCTGGCTGGTCGATCAACTGGCGCGCGACGCTGGCACGACGCTGCGCGACGAGCGGCGTTTCCATGGTTTCCATGCCAAGGCGCGGCTTCACGGCGAGGAAGTGCATCTTCTGGAACCGCAGACGTATATGAACCGCTCGGGCCAATCGGTCGTTGCGGTTGCGCAGTTCTTCAAGATTCTCCCCGACGAAATTCTGGTCGCGCACGACGAACTCGACATGCCGCCCGGCAGCGTCAAGCTGAAGCTCGGCGGCGGCAGCGGCGGCCACAATGGACTCAAGGACATCACCGCGCATTTGTCGTCGCAACAGTACTGGCGGCTGCGGATCGGCATCGGTCATCCGCGGGATCTGATTCCCGAAAGCGCGCGCGCCGGCGCCAAGCCGGACGTCGCCAATTACGTGCTGAAACCGCCGCGTCGGGAAGAGCAGGACGTGATCGATGCATCGATCGAGCGCGCGCTCGCCGTCATGCCGCAAATCATCAAGGGCGAGCTTGAACGCGCGATGATGCAACTGCATCGCAATTCCTAG
- the hisC gene encoding histidinol-phosphate transaminase, which translates to MSRYWSDIVHRLMPYVPGEQPVVAHPVKLNTNENPYPPSPRVLEAIRQELGDAAESLRRYPDPTAQRLRETVAAYHGIRAEQIFAGNGSDEVLALTFQALLKHDKPLLFPDITYSFYPTYARLFEVDYRTVPLDESFAINVDDYASPNGGILFPNPNAPTGRPLPLADIERLVAGNPDSVVVIDEAYVDFGAESAIRLIDRYPNLLVVQTVSKSRSLAGMRVGFAFGNPELIGALNRVKDSFNSYPLDRLAQVAAAAAYEDDAWFRDTCAKVIASRERLAAGLTALGFEVVPSAANLLFARHEGYDAATLVLRLREKEIFVRHFKAPRIDQHLRISVGTDAECDILLDALRDIFSAYVG; encoded by the coding sequence TTGAGCCGCTATTGGAGTGACATCGTCCACCGTCTGATGCCATATGTGCCGGGCGAACAGCCCGTGGTTGCACATCCGGTGAAGCTGAATACCAACGAGAATCCGTATCCGCCGTCCCCGCGCGTGCTCGAGGCCATCCGGCAGGAACTAGGCGATGCGGCCGAATCGCTGCGGCGCTATCCCGATCCGACAGCGCAAAGGCTCCGCGAAACAGTCGCGGCGTACCACGGCATCCGCGCGGAACAGATTTTTGCAGGTAACGGCTCGGACGAAGTGCTCGCACTCACGTTCCAGGCCTTGCTCAAGCACGACAAACCTTTGCTGTTCCCGGATATCACGTACAGCTTCTATCCGACGTACGCGCGGCTTTTCGAAGTCGACTACCGGACCGTCCCGCTCGATGAGAGCTTTGCGATCAACGTCGACGATTACGCGTCGCCGAATGGCGGCATCCTGTTCCCGAACCCCAACGCGCCGACCGGCCGTCCGCTGCCGCTTGCCGATATCGAGCGCCTCGTGGCCGGCAACCCCGATTCCGTGGTGGTGATCGACGAGGCCTACGTGGATTTCGGCGCCGAATCGGCTATCCGTCTGATCGACCGTTATCCGAATCTGCTGGTCGTTCAGACTGTGTCGAAATCGCGTTCGCTGGCCGGAATGCGCGTCGGCTTCGCATTCGGCAATCCGGAGTTGATCGGCGCGCTGAACCGCGTAAAGGACAGTTTCAACTCGTATCCGTTGGACCGCCTCGCGCAAGTCGCGGCTGCGGCGGCATACGAAGACGACGCCTGGTTTCGCGACACCTGCGCCAAGGTCATCGCAAGCCGCGAGCGGCTGGCCGCGGGGCTGACGGCGTTGGGCTTCGAGGTGGTGCCGTCGGCGGCGAATCTGCTGTTCGCCCGCCACGAAGGCTACGACGCCGCAACGCTCGTGCTGCGTCTAAGGGAAAAGGAGATTTTCGTGCGCCATTTCAAGGCGCCACGCATCGACCAGCATCTGCGCATCTCCGTCGGCACCGACGCCGAATGCGACATTCTGCTGGACGCGTTGCGCGACATCTTCAGCGCGTACGTCGGATAG
- a CDS encoding YfhL family 4Fe-4S dicluster ferredoxin, with the protein MALMITDECINCDVCEPECPNDAISMGPEIYVIDPKKCTECVGHFDEPQCIQVCPVECIPRDPEHLETPDGLMAKYHALQAAKAQ; encoded by the coding sequence ATGGCCTTGATGATTACCGACGAGTGCATCAATTGCGACGTGTGTGAGCCCGAGTGCCCGAACGACGCAATTTCGATGGGCCCGGAAATCTATGTGATCGACCCGAAGAAATGTACCGAGTGCGTCGGGCATTTCGACGAGCCACAGTGTATTCAGGTGTGCCCGGTCGAGTGTATTCCGCGCGACCCGGAGCATCTGGAGACGCCCGATGGGTTGATGGCGAAGTACCACGCGCTACAGGCCGCGAAGGCCCAGTAA
- the coaD gene encoding pantetheine-phosphate adenylyltransferase, whose product MVVAVYPGTFDPLTRGHEDLVRRASSIFDTLVVGVADSRNKKPFFTLEERLDIAHEVLGHYPNVQVMSFKGLLKDFVRTNNARVIVRGLRAVSDFEYEFQMAGMNRYLLPDVETMFMTPSDQYQFISGTIVREIAQLGGDVSKFVFPSVEKWLTEKVAAMDPASGVSAGQP is encoded by the coding sequence ATGGTAGTCGCCGTGTACCCGGGCACGTTCGACCCGCTGACGCGCGGTCACGAAGACCTCGTTCGGCGCGCGTCGAGCATCTTCGACACGCTGGTGGTCGGTGTTGCCGACAGCCGTAACAAGAAACCATTTTTCACGCTCGAAGAGCGCCTCGACATTGCTCACGAAGTGCTCGGGCACTACCCGAACGTTCAGGTGATGAGCTTCAAGGGGCTGCTGAAGGATTTCGTGCGCACCAATAACGCGCGGGTGATCGTGCGCGGTCTGCGCGCCGTGTCGGACTTCGAATATGAGTTCCAGATGGCCGGCATGAATCGCTATCTGTTGCCCGATGTCGAAACCATGTTCATGACGCCGTCCGATCAGTACCAGTTCATCTCGGGCACGATCGTGCGTGAAATCGCGCAACTCGGCGGCGACGTCAGCAAGTTTGTGTTCCCGTCGGTTGAAAAATGGCTGACGGAAAAGGTCGCCGCGATGGATCCGGCTAGCGGCGTGTCGGCGGGACAGCCGTAA
- the rsmD gene encoding 16S rRNA (guanine(966)-N(2))-methyltransferase RsmD — MPRSAPSRAHGASSKGGKPHAIRIIGGDWKRTPLPVLDLDGLRPTPDRVRETLFNWLGQNLDGQRCLDLFAGSGALGFEAASRGAARVLMVERNARAASQLRANQERLSARTIEIAEADGLRLAASLAPGSFDVVFLDPPFGDDLLGKALALAVPLVSADGFLYVEAGEALELDGNETLTGWEIVRQGKAGAVHFHLLQRENKE; from the coding sequence ATGCCCCGTTCCGCACCTTCACGCGCCCACGGCGCTTCGTCCAAAGGCGGCAAGCCGCACGCCATCCGTATTATCGGCGGCGACTGGAAGCGCACGCCTTTGCCCGTGCTCGACCTCGACGGCCTGCGCCCCACGCCCGATCGCGTGCGCGAGACGCTGTTCAACTGGCTCGGGCAGAATCTGGACGGCCAGCGCTGCCTCGATCTGTTCGCCGGCAGCGGTGCGCTGGGTTTCGAGGCGGCATCGCGCGGCGCGGCGCGGGTGTTGATGGTGGAGCGCAATGCGCGGGCCGCCAGCCAGTTGCGCGCAAACCAGGAACGCCTGTCGGCGCGCACGATCGAAATCGCTGAAGCGGACGGTTTGCGCCTGGCCGCGAGTCTCGCACCCGGATCGTTTGACGTGGTGTTTCTCGACCCGCCGTTCGGCGACGATCTGCTCGGCAAAGCGCTGGCGCTGGCCGTGCCGCTCGTGAGCGCTGACGGATTTCTGTATGTGGAAGCGGGCGAGGCGCTCGAACTCGATGGGAATGAGACGCTCACCGGGTGGGAAATCGTGCGGCAAGGTAAAGCGGGTGCTGTCCACTTTCATTTGCTGCAGCGCGAAAATAAGGAATAA
- the ftsY gene encoding signal recognition particle-docking protein FtsY, giving the protein MFSFFKRFKGSKESDNAPEESQTAPEGSTLEAAVQAPAPVAPAAPRPAAAPVRVETPPVATPSALEPEPDPEAFALEETVEIVPPPLPDAGAKRSWLTRLKTGLSKTSSSLTGIFVGTKIDEDLYEELETALLMSDAGVDATEFLLEALREKVRAERLYDPQQVKTALRTLLIELLKPLEKSLMLGRAQPLVMMIAGVNGAGKTTSIGKLAKHLQSFDQSVLLAAGDTFRAAAREQLAIWGQRNNVTVVSQESGDPAAVIFDAVGAARARKIDVMMADTAGRLPTQLHLMEELRKVKRVIGKAQDGAPHEVLLVIDANTGQNALAQVKAFDDALGLTGLIVTKLDGTAKGGILAAIARQRPIPVYFIGVGEKVEDLQPFSAEEFSDALLGG; this is encoded by the coding sequence ATGTTCAGCTTTTTCAAACGATTCAAGGGTTCGAAAGAGTCCGATAACGCGCCAGAAGAGTCGCAAACAGCGCCAGAAGGCTCTACGCTCGAAGCGGCCGTTCAGGCGCCTGCGCCCGTCGCGCCGGCTGCCCCGCGCCCGGCCGCTGCGCCGGTTCGCGTCGAGACGCCGCCCGTGGCCACCCCATCCGCGCTCGAGCCCGAACCCGATCCGGAAGCATTCGCGCTCGAAGAAACGGTCGAAATCGTCCCACCACCGCTGCCGGACGCGGGCGCGAAGCGTTCGTGGTTGACGCGACTGAAAACCGGCCTGTCGAAGACGAGTTCGAGCCTGACCGGCATTTTCGTCGGCACGAAGATCGACGAAGACCTGTACGAAGAGCTCGAAACCGCGCTGCTGATGTCGGACGCGGGCGTCGACGCCACCGAATTCCTGCTCGAAGCGCTGCGCGAAAAAGTGCGCGCCGAGCGCCTCTACGACCCGCAGCAGGTCAAAACGGCGCTGCGCACGCTGCTGATCGAGCTGCTCAAGCCGCTGGAAAAATCGCTCATGCTCGGCCGCGCGCAGCCGCTCGTGATGATGATCGCCGGCGTCAACGGCGCGGGCAAGACTACCAGCATCGGTAAGCTCGCCAAGCATCTGCAGAGTTTCGACCAGTCGGTGCTGCTTGCCGCGGGCGACACGTTCCGCGCCGCCGCCCGAGAGCAACTCGCCATCTGGGGCCAGCGCAACAACGTGACCGTGGTATCGCAGGAAAGCGGCGATCCGGCGGCGGTGATCTTCGACGCCGTCGGCGCCGCGCGTGCGCGCAAGATCGACGTGATGATGGCGGACACGGCCGGCCGTCTGCCGACGCAATTGCATCTCATGGAAGAACTGCGCAAGGTGAAGCGCGTGATCGGCAAGGCGCAAGACGGCGCGCCGCACGAGGTGCTGCTGGTGATCGACGCCAACACCGGCCAGAACGCGCTCGCGCAAGTAAAGGCTTTCGACGACGCGCTCGGCCTCACCGGCCTGATCGTCACCAAACTCGACGGCACGGCGAAGGGCGGTATTCTGGCGGCGATCGCGCGGCAGCGTCCGATTCCGGTGTACTTCATCGGCGTCGGCGAAAAGGTCGAAGACTTGCAGCCGTTCAGCGCGGAAGAGTTTTCCGACGCGCTGCTGGGCGGCTGA
- a CDS encoding VPA1267 family protein translates to MASGKQIAEQNLQLFQTWLASKTDADFRQMVSRGVLSRKEMAKECGFAKSALDQNPRIKATLKAVEDGLRDRGILPALEEKLTIDGAAPPMREMGQQRAARDSERLKRLELENASLRAEKDELRRENTNLRAEKDDLKRQLERYAVLEEALSLTGRLPR, encoded by the coding sequence ATGGCCAGCGGCAAACAAATCGCAGAGCAGAATCTCCAACTCTTCCAAACTTGGCTGGCAAGCAAGACAGACGCCGATTTCCGGCAGATGGTCAGTCGCGGGGTTCTGTCGCGAAAGGAGATGGCCAAAGAATGCGGGTTCGCCAAGTCCGCCCTCGACCAAAATCCACGCATCAAGGCGACACTCAAGGCGGTTGAAGACGGCTTGCGAGACCGTGGCATTCTGCCGGCACTCGAAGAAAAGCTGACGATTGACGGCGCTGCCCCGCCGATGCGCGAGATGGGCCAGCAACGCGCCGCACGTGATAGTGAGCGCCTAAAGCGGCTAGAGCTAGAGAACGCCAGCCTGCGTGCAGAGAAAGACGAGCTCAGGCGAGAAAACACCAACCTGCGCGCAGAGAAGGACGACCTCAAGCGTCAACTGGAAAGATATGCCGTTCTTGAGGAGGCCCTTTCCCTAACCGGGAGGCTGCCCCGATGA
- a CDS encoding AAA family ATPase translates to MSEQTLRVSTIRSQNPQGTGGCIFTGAPIDEQGNVLDARAYFVVRASNRVLDGTLVQVGQWWRVAGEPKHNAITVNGYHLNEWQIAPREAELLLPSGEHIITLMAESSDFQGIGLVKARKLWETFGNDLYDILDRGDVASLGKVLTEDSARQVVASWTLYGNTRTLQWLHAKGFDKATGRKVLAFFGAQAAEKIEADPYRLLSFCASWQQVDNLARHDFGVEEHDVRRLQGAIEESCYRLFGDGHTMATRPNLVERLTSVLGEQNRTSSWRNLISDALSRGLTNGSYVIEADSCVRPMGPFVMETEVALAIAGRLQHTDSSQLLSEDEVLTLLAAYEARESISLNDEQRAGALEAAAHAFALITGGAGVGKTTVLKALYEIYDRAGLRIYQMALAGRAAKRMQEATGRPASTIASFLRNAKQDELVAPCVVVVDEASMVDIISMSRLCALLPRNVRLLLVGDPHQLMPVGPGLVLHALVETPGIPNVELKVVKRYGGEIAAAAYAIRDGAWPDLRDVESAPVAFVPWLAPSGRSSEHSRCTLAAEILRLYLQSPANTQILSSRRNGSDGTKGLNALCQQRLTGNARPLLTWSIEHATHVHTGFHQGDLLLCTRNLWEWGLQNGSLGKLVQIEDEPRLLQSDDGEEIGYALAWVEWDDGERRPVLEVMLDDLELGYAITVHKAQGSQWERILVSVTGNRLLDRTLIYTAITRAQRQVILIGDEAAARRAVENLPRAHRRRVALGSTVARQLAIAEALP, encoded by the coding sequence ATGAGCGAGCAGACTCTGCGGGTGTCCACCATTCGCAGCCAAAATCCGCAGGGAACTGGCGGCTGCATTTTTACTGGCGCGCCCATTGATGAACAAGGCAATGTGTTGGATGCGCGAGCCTACTTTGTTGTTCGAGCATCGAACCGGGTTCTAGACGGTACGCTTGTGCAGGTGGGCCAGTGGTGGCGAGTCGCCGGCGAGCCCAAGCATAACGCCATTACCGTCAACGGCTACCATCTGAACGAGTGGCAAATCGCCCCCAGAGAGGCAGAACTGCTGCTCCCGTCAGGCGAGCACATCATTACGCTGATGGCCGAGAGCTCTGACTTCCAAGGCATTGGCCTGGTCAAGGCCCGCAAGCTCTGGGAGACATTTGGCAACGACTTGTACGACATTCTTGACCGAGGCGATGTCGCATCATTGGGCAAGGTACTGACCGAAGACAGTGCGCGGCAAGTTGTGGCTTCGTGGACATTGTACGGCAACACGCGCACGCTCCAGTGGCTACATGCCAAGGGTTTCGATAAGGCGACCGGCCGTAAGGTCCTTGCCTTCTTCGGGGCCCAGGCAGCGGAAAAGATTGAAGCGGACCCCTACCGCCTCTTGAGTTTCTGCGCGTCGTGGCAGCAAGTGGATAATCTCGCTCGCCATGATTTCGGCGTTGAAGAACATGATGTTCGGCGCCTGCAAGGGGCCATCGAAGAAAGCTGTTATCGCCTGTTCGGCGACGGCCATACCATGGCCACGCGTCCCAATCTCGTTGAACGCTTGACCTCTGTCCTTGGCGAGCAAAATCGAACGTCCTCCTGGCGCAATCTAATATCGGACGCGCTATCACGAGGGTTGACGAACGGCAGCTATGTGATTGAGGCCGACAGTTGCGTCCGACCAATGGGGCCCTTTGTCATGGAAACCGAGGTGGCGCTCGCAATCGCCGGCCGACTCCAGCATACAGATAGTTCACAGTTGTTGTCTGAGGATGAGGTTCTCACACTGTTGGCTGCTTACGAGGCACGTGAGAGCATCAGTCTCAACGACGAACAGCGCGCCGGCGCTCTAGAGGCTGCGGCACATGCGTTCGCGCTGATTACCGGCGGTGCGGGGGTCGGTAAGACAACCGTTTTAAAGGCGCTCTACGAAATCTACGACCGAGCCGGCCTTCGTATCTATCAAATGGCGTTGGCTGGCCGTGCCGCCAAACGCATGCAAGAGGCCACAGGTCGCCCTGCCTCTACGATTGCCAGTTTCCTCAGAAACGCAAAGCAAGACGAACTGGTCGCGCCCTGCGTCGTTGTGGTCGATGAAGCTTCAATGGTCGACATCATTTCCATGAGTCGCCTCTGTGCTCTGCTTCCCCGTAATGTTCGCTTGTTGCTGGTGGGTGACCCACATCAGTTGATGCCGGTCGGCCCGGGACTCGTCCTTCATGCATTGGTTGAAACGCCGGGCATTCCCAATGTTGAACTCAAGGTCGTAAAGCGTTACGGCGGCGAGATTGCCGCTGCCGCATACGCAATCCGTGACGGTGCTTGGCCGGATTTGCGGGATGTCGAATCAGCGCCCGTCGCGTTCGTTCCATGGTTGGCGCCCAGCGGACGAAGTTCTGAGCATTCGAGATGCACGCTCGCGGCGGAAATTCTAAGGCTCTATCTGCAAAGCCCCGCCAACACCCAGATACTGTCGTCGCGCCGCAATGGTAGTGACGGAACCAAGGGGCTTAACGCCCTGTGTCAGCAGCGGCTTACAGGAAATGCCAGGCCGCTCCTTACGTGGAGCATCGAACACGCAACGCATGTTCATACTGGCTTCCATCAGGGCGACCTATTGCTCTGTACCCGCAACCTTTGGGAATGGGGCCTGCAGAACGGCTCGCTCGGAAAACTCGTGCAGATTGAAGACGAACCTCGCCTCCTCCAGAGCGATGATGGAGAGGAGATAGGCTATGCCTTAGCTTGGGTCGAGTGGGATGACGGAGAGCGCCGGCCAGTACTGGAAGTCATGCTTGATGACCTGGAACTCGGCTACGCCATCACCGTACACAAGGCACAAGGGTCGCAATGGGAACGCATTCTTGTGTCTGTCACTGGAAATAGATTACTCGACCGTACTCTAATCTATACAGCCATCACGAGAGCTCAGCGGCAAGTAATACTAATTGGCGATGAAGCCGCCGCCAGACGGGCTGTCGAGAACTTGCCGAGAGCACATCGTCGACGAGTCGCATTAGGCTCTACTGTAGCGCGCCAGTTGGCCATTGCGGAGGCCCTGCCATGA
- the gmtY gene encoding gamma-mobile-trio recombinase GmtY, translated as MSHVRVTASVITDETGIKSKIPVIMVEEGGKLKELLPLVDYLIANYQAKSLAWMNKLCQVVEMLLDYMAVNHSHFEKPEDLFEMFTQRVYAGTIGEDGRDPSNLYWFPRRTKTARQLLTTLSEFSDWMHRKYGATPLNPWREATLFEQRLNWAAFINKSQRSFLGHLDSYADAALTAKQARNTRQRRAPTGDSGETKAFPDSRFMELLFVGFTVPGKQDSPDIVERYDWRGICIAILLHWGGLRISEPFHLWVGDVTNDPLKPDEACVRVYHPIDGVAPRDFKGPDGRYMPNREAYLRARHPGYRPRHKETGNRRAGWKNPRLDDTTQNFMHVHWLPSGIGGRLFMQAWKLYMYQRMRARIGADQHPFLFVSFRGPQYGEPYTIDAYRDAHARAVRRIGLTPAKMNGTTEHGHRHAYGQRARRGAVDDIVTQRGLHHKSIESQAVYTEPSIAEVTSALESATEALSSGQSLPMVPDLDALGLSARREKSVFLTKKSK; from the coding sequence ATGAGCCATGTCCGCGTCACCGCCTCTGTCATTACCGATGAGACCGGTATCAAAAGCAAAATACCGGTGATTATGGTTGAGGAAGGGGGCAAGCTCAAGGAACTCCTGCCGCTGGTGGACTATCTGATTGCCAACTATCAGGCCAAGAGCCTAGCTTGGATGAACAAGCTGTGTCAGGTCGTGGAAATGCTTCTCGACTATATGGCAGTGAATCACTCACATTTCGAGAAACCGGAAGACTTGTTCGAGATGTTCACTCAACGCGTCTATGCCGGCACCATTGGCGAAGACGGTCGAGACCCAAGCAATCTGTACTGGTTCCCCAGGCGCACGAAGACTGCCAGACAATTGTTGACCACTCTGAGCGAGTTCTCGGACTGGATGCATAGAAAGTATGGTGCCACGCCCCTCAACCCTTGGCGCGAGGCTACCCTCTTCGAGCAACGGCTAAACTGGGCGGCGTTTATCAACAAGTCACAACGCTCGTTTCTCGGACACCTCGATAGCTACGCAGATGCCGCTTTAACCGCCAAGCAAGCTCGCAATACGCGCCAGCGTAGAGCTCCGACAGGCGACAGCGGGGAAACCAAGGCATTCCCGGATAGCCGATTCATGGAGCTCTTGTTTGTGGGATTTACTGTGCCCGGCAAGCAGGACAGCCCTGACATTGTCGAGCGTTACGATTGGCGTGGCATCTGTATCGCGATACTTTTGCATTGGGGCGGATTGCGTATCTCGGAGCCATTTCACCTCTGGGTCGGTGACGTTACGAACGACCCGCTGAAGCCGGACGAAGCTTGCGTCCGCGTCTACCACCCTATTGATGGGGTCGCTCCAAGAGATTTTAAAGGTCCTGATGGGCGGTATATGCCTAATCGGGAGGCTTACCTTCGGGCTCGGCATCCGGGCTACCGCCCGCGCCACAAAGAGACAGGAAACCGCAGGGCCGGCTGGAAGAATCCGAGGCTGGACGATACGACACAGAACTTCATGCATGTTCATTGGCTTCCGTCTGGTATTGGCGGCCGCCTCTTTATGCAAGCGTGGAAGCTTTATATGTATCAGCGCATGCGCGCAAGGATTGGAGCAGACCAGCATCCATTCTTGTTCGTATCGTTTCGAGGCCCTCAGTACGGAGAGCCCTACACGATAGACGCGTATAGGGATGCGCATGCCCGGGCGGTCCGCCGCATCGGTCTGACGCCCGCGAAGATGAACGGCACGACCGAGCACGGCCATCGCCATGCCTATGGTCAGCGCGCCAGGCGCGGTGCCGTTGACGACATCGTCACCCAAAGGGGCTTGCATCACAAGTCCATCGAATCCCAAGCCGTGTACACCGAGCCGTCCATCGCGGAAGTCACTTCCGCACTGGAAAGCGCGACTGAAGCTCTGTCCTCGGGACAGTCCCTTCCAATGGTGCCAGACCTTGATGCATTGGGATTGTCGGCGCGAAGAGAAAAATCCGTATTTCTAACGAAAAAGAGCAAATGA